A single window of Acanthopagrus latus isolate v.2019 chromosome 1, fAcaLat1.1, whole genome shotgun sequence DNA harbors:
- the LOC119018895 gene encoding hemicentin-1-like isoform X2: protein MRLRAAASGFVVALLSVQGGEAMRLTAAASGFVVFLLSVPVIQGQYGWGVTYSSTEICAVKGSTVDMSCTYTYPSWTYGGDTRVKETIWFTKLSGNQPLDMKADSDYQNRVEYSCSEKSCSLRIRDLRESDSAEYKFRFITNQPDGRYTGSPGVTLRVTDPDLQVQVSRSSYSGWRDLKCHSSCRLPDRSSYIWYRNGQKIPSQTSSTYSNFFNYADSISCAVEGHEDFPSPPVCVDGQTCNRVIYTDRSICAFKGSSVDISCTYSSYDTVRSKFWFSPERSHQWQSPSQPEDLSDSQFAGRVQVLEGWRGRSTLRITDLTESDSAEYKFMFITNQPGGRYTGSPGVTLRVTDLQVQVSRSLYYGWRDLKCHSSCRLPDRSSYIWYRNGQKIPSQTSSTYSVDFNYADSYSCAVEGHEDFPSPPVCVDGQTCNRVIYTDRSICASKGSSVDISCTYSSDEIIKSKFWFSPERSHQWQSPSQPEDLSVDSQFAGRVQVLESERRRPTLRIRDLTESDSARYHFTFNTTGSFEWRSSLPGTTLTVTALQVQVTRITVHQSDTEAELKCHSSCSPAARLSYVWFKNRQKVTGVETSSFKGRVYPGDIISCALKGHENYGSPPVYAPRLPSVSVSPSAEIVEGSSVTLTCSSDANPAANYTWYKKNGDPDLQPLSKDPQLVFSSIQSSDSGQYYCTAENQLGRRTSGYIYINVKYGPRLPSVSVSPSAEIVEGSSVTLTCSSDANPAANYTWYKENQTLIQGPEGFYHFSSISSEDRGNYYCKSENQYGEINSSSLFIDVLYAPKFPRVTHSAEIVEGNSVTLTCSSDANPAANYTWYKENQTLIQGPGGTYVFYSLSSKDNGIYHCKSENIYGWLNSTPVNMNVQYGPRLPSLSVSPSAEMMEGASVNLTCSSDANPAANYTWYKENEDSPKASGQIFTITDIRAEHSGNYYCEAQNRRGRHNSTLQLIVVSRSMKSVAAGSMTAILLVIICLFAFFLIRQKRSMKQKAEGPDNNAQPNVGPVYDNCSATAQRNPSEEQDDLNYATVSFSKNQEDPLYSNVGLANPKRQQHEEEEEEEDEDGVEYTFVNFKSSSSSPELRCQEVSVEDSSALYSTVTKTPRV, encoded by the exons ATGCGTTTAAGAGCAGCAGCGAGTGGATTTGTTGTCGCCCTTCTGTCTGTACAAG GAGGAGAAGCTATGAGATTAACAGCAGCAGCGAGTGGATttgttgtcttcctcctctctgtaccAG tgatacAGGGTCAGTATGGCTGGGGAGTGACTTACAGCTCTACTGAGATCTGTGCTGTAAAAGGATCAACAGTGGACATGAGCTGCACCTACACATACCCATCCTGGACATATGGTGGAGATACCAGAGTTAAAGAAACAATCTGGTTTACTAAACTGAGTGGAAATCAACCTTTGGATATGAAAGCAGATTCAGATTATCAAAATCGTGTTGAGTACAGTTGTTCTGAgaagagctgcagtctgagaatcagagacctgagagagagcgactcAGCTGAGTACAAGTTCAGGTTCATAACAAACCAACCTGATGGGAGATATACTGGTtcacctggagtcactttgaGGGTCacag ATCCAGATCTTCAGGTGCAGGTGAGCAGATCCTCATATTCTGGCTGGAGAGAcctgaagtgtcacagcagttgtCGTCTACCTGATCGTTCTTCCTACATCTGGTacagaaatggacagaaaattCCATCACAAACATCTTCTACTTATTCAAACTTCTTTAATTATGCAGACAGTATTTCCTGTGCTGTTGAAGGACATGAggatttcccctctcctccagtgt gtgttgatggtcaAACCTGCAACAGAGtgatttacactgacagaagcatctgtgCCTTCAAAGGCTCATCAGTGGACATTTCTTGTACTTACAGCAGTTACGACACCGTCAGGTCTAAATTCTGGTTCAGTCCTGAACGTTCTCATCAGTGGCAGAGtccttcacagcctgaggacctTAGTGACTCCCAGTTTGCAGGTCGAGTTCAGGTCCTTGAAGGATGGAGAGGACGCTCCACTCTGAGAatcactgacctgacagagagtGATTCAGCTGAGTACAAGTTCATGTTCATAACAAACCAACCAGGTGGGAGATATACTGGTtcacctggagtcactttgaGGGTCACAG ATCTTCAGGTGCAGGTGAGCAGATCCTTATATTATGGCTGGAGAGAcctgaagtgtcacagcagttgtCGTCTACCTGATCGTTCTTCCTACATCTGGTacagaaatggacagaaaattCCATCACAAACATCTTCTACTTATTCAGTCGACTTTAATTATGCAGACAGTTATTCCTGTGCTGTTGAAGGACATGAggatttcccctctcctccagtgt gtgttgatggtcaAACCTGCAACAGAGtgatttacactgacagaagcatctgtgCCTCCAAAGGATCATCAGTGGACATTTCTTGTACTTACAGCAGTGATGAAATTATTAAATCTAAATTCTGGTTCAGTCCTGAACGTTCTCATCAGTGGCAGAGtccttcacagcctgaggacctTAGTGTAGATTCCCAGTTTGCAGGTCGTGTTCAGGTCCTTGAATCAGAGAGAAGACGCCCCACTCTGAGAATCAGAGACCTGACAGAGAGTGATTCAGCTCGGTATCACTTTACATTCAATACAACAGGAAGCTTTGAGTGGAGGAGTAGTTTACCTGGTACAACTCTGACTGTCACAG ctctgcaggtgcaggtgaCCAGAATAACAGTCCACCAGTCTGATACTGAGGCAGagctgaagtgtcacagcagctgcagtccagcTGCTCGTCTTTCCTACGTCTGGTTcaagaacagacagaaagtcaCAGGGGTGGAGACATCTTCTTTTAAAGGCCGGGTTTATCCTGGAGACATCATCTCTTGTGCTTTGAAAGGACATGAGAACTACggctctcctccagtct atgctccaagacttccctctgtgtcagtgagtccctctgctgagatagtggagggcagttcagtgactctgacctgtagcagtgatgctaacccagcagctaattacacctggtacaagaAGAATGGAGATCCAGACCTTCAACCTCTCAGTAAAGATCCACAACTtgtcttcagctccatccagTCCTCTGACTCTGGACAGTATTACTGTACAGCTGAGAACCAGCTGGGGAGGAGGACGTCTGGATACATCTATATTAATGTCAAAT ATGgtccaagacttccctctgtgtcagtgagtccctctgctgagatagtggagggcagttcagtgactctgacctgtagcagtgatgctaacccagcagctaattacacctggtacaaggagaaCCAAACACTGATTCAAGGACCAGAAGGCTTCTatcatttctcctccatcagctctgaggacagagggaactACTACTGCAAGTCTGAGAATCAGTATGGAGAGATCAACTCTTCATCTCTATTTATAGACGTACTGT ATGCTCCAAAGTTTCCCAGAGTGACTCactctgctgagatagtggagggcaattcagtgactctgacctgtagcagtgatgctaacccagcagctaattacacctggtacaaggagaaTCAAACACTGATTCAAGGACCAGGAGGCACTTATGTTTTCTACTCTTTGAGCTCAAAGGACAATGGGATCTACCACTGCAAGTCAGAGAATATATATGGCTGGCTCAACTCTACACCTGTAAACATGAATGTCCAGT ATGGTCCAAGacttccctctctgtcagtgagtccctctgctgagatgaTGGAGGGCGCTTCAGTGaatctgacctgtagcagtgatgctaacccagcagctaattacacctggtacaaggagaaTGAAGACTCACCAAAAGCATCAGGACAGATCTTCACCATCACTGAcatcagagctgaacacagtgggAATTATTACTGTGAAGCCCAGAACAGAAGAGGACGTCATAACTCCACCTTACAGCTGATTGTTGTGTCAC GTTCAATGAAATCAGTAGCTGCTGGATCAATGACTGCCATTTTACTGGTTATCATATGCCTCTTTGCCTTCTTCTTGATCAG ACAAAAGAGGTCtatgaaacaaaaagctgaGGGACCAGACAACAACGCACAG CCAAATGTGGGTCCAGTGTACGACAACTGTTCAGCTACAGCACAGAGAAATCCATCAGAGGAGCAGGACGACCTTAACTACGCCACCGTAAGCTTCTCTAAAAATCAGGAAGATCCTCTCTACTCCAACGTCGGCCTAGCCAATCCCAAAAGACAGCaacatgaagaggaggaggaagaggaggatgaggatggtgTGGAGTACACTTTTGTCAACTTTAAGAGTTCAAGTTCTTCCCCAGA aTTAAGGTGTCAAGAAGTCTCTGTTGAGGATTCATCCGCTCTGTACAGCACAGTCACCAAAACCCCAAGAGTATGA
- the LOC119018895 gene encoding carcinoembryonic antigen-related cell adhesion molecule 5-like isoform X5, translating into MRLRAAASGFVVALLSVQGGEAMRLTAAASGFVVFLLSVPVIQGQYGWGVTYSSTEICAVKGSTVDMSCTYTYPSWTYGGDTRVKETIWFTKLSGNQPLDMKADSDYQNRVEYSCSEKSCSLRIRDLRESDSAEYKFRFITNQPDGRYTGSPGVTLRVTDPDLQVQVSRSSYSGWRDLKCHSSCRLPDRSSYIWYRNGQKIPSQTSSTYSNFFNYADSISCAVEGHEDFPSPPVCVDGQTCNRVIYTDRSICAFKGSSVDISCTYSSYDTVRSKFWFSPERSHQWQSPSQPEDLSDSQFAGRVQVLEGWRGRSTLRITDLTESDSAEYKFMFITNQPGGRYTGSPGVTLRVTDLQVQVSRSLYYGWRDLKCHSSCRLPDRSSYIWYRNGQKIPSQTSSTYSVDFNYADSYSCAVEGHEDFPSPPVCVDGQTCNRVIYTDRSICASKGSSVDISCTYSSDEIIKSKFWFSPERSHQWQSPSQPEDLSVDSQFAGRVQVLESERRRPTLRIRDLTESDSARYHFTFNTTGSFEWRSSLPGTTLTVTALQVQVTRITVHQSDTEAELKCHSSCSPAARLSYVWFKNRQKVTGVETSSFKGRVYPGDIISCALKGHENYGSPPVYAPKFPRVTHSAEIVEGNSVTLTCSSDANPAANYTWYKENQTLIQGPGGTYVFYSLSSKDNGIYHCKSENIYGWLNSTPVNMNVQYGPRLPSLSVSPSAEMMEGASVNLTCSSDANPAANYTWYKENEDSPKASGQIFTITDIRAEHSGNYYCEAQNRRGRHNSTLQLIVVSRSMKSVAAGSMTAILLVIICLFAFFLIRQKRSMKQKAEGPDNNAQPNVGPVYDNCSATAQRNPSEEQDDLNYATVSFSKNQEDPLYSNVGLANPKRQQHEEEEEEEDEDGVEYTFVNFKSSSSSPELRCQEVSVEDSSALYSTVTKTPRV; encoded by the exons ATGCGTTTAAGAGCAGCAGCGAGTGGATTTGTTGTCGCCCTTCTGTCTGTACAAG GAGGAGAAGCTATGAGATTAACAGCAGCAGCGAGTGGATttgttgtcttcctcctctctgtaccAG tgatacAGGGTCAGTATGGCTGGGGAGTGACTTACAGCTCTACTGAGATCTGTGCTGTAAAAGGATCAACAGTGGACATGAGCTGCACCTACACATACCCATCCTGGACATATGGTGGAGATACCAGAGTTAAAGAAACAATCTGGTTTACTAAACTGAGTGGAAATCAACCTTTGGATATGAAAGCAGATTCAGATTATCAAAATCGTGTTGAGTACAGTTGTTCTGAgaagagctgcagtctgagaatcagagacctgagagagagcgactcAGCTGAGTACAAGTTCAGGTTCATAACAAACCAACCTGATGGGAGATATACTGGTtcacctggagtcactttgaGGGTCacag ATCCAGATCTTCAGGTGCAGGTGAGCAGATCCTCATATTCTGGCTGGAGAGAcctgaagtgtcacagcagttgtCGTCTACCTGATCGTTCTTCCTACATCTGGTacagaaatggacagaaaattCCATCACAAACATCTTCTACTTATTCAAACTTCTTTAATTATGCAGACAGTATTTCCTGTGCTGTTGAAGGACATGAggatttcccctctcctccagtgt gtgttgatggtcaAACCTGCAACAGAGtgatttacactgacagaagcatctgtgCCTTCAAAGGCTCATCAGTGGACATTTCTTGTACTTACAGCAGTTACGACACCGTCAGGTCTAAATTCTGGTTCAGTCCTGAACGTTCTCATCAGTGGCAGAGtccttcacagcctgaggacctTAGTGACTCCCAGTTTGCAGGTCGAGTTCAGGTCCTTGAAGGATGGAGAGGACGCTCCACTCTGAGAatcactgacctgacagagagtGATTCAGCTGAGTACAAGTTCATGTTCATAACAAACCAACCAGGTGGGAGATATACTGGTtcacctggagtcactttgaGGGTCACAG ATCTTCAGGTGCAGGTGAGCAGATCCTTATATTATGGCTGGAGAGAcctgaagtgtcacagcagttgtCGTCTACCTGATCGTTCTTCCTACATCTGGTacagaaatggacagaaaattCCATCACAAACATCTTCTACTTATTCAGTCGACTTTAATTATGCAGACAGTTATTCCTGTGCTGTTGAAGGACATGAggatttcccctctcctccagtgt gtgttgatggtcaAACCTGCAACAGAGtgatttacactgacagaagcatctgtgCCTCCAAAGGATCATCAGTGGACATTTCTTGTACTTACAGCAGTGATGAAATTATTAAATCTAAATTCTGGTTCAGTCCTGAACGTTCTCATCAGTGGCAGAGtccttcacagcctgaggacctTAGTGTAGATTCCCAGTTTGCAGGTCGTGTTCAGGTCCTTGAATCAGAGAGAAGACGCCCCACTCTGAGAATCAGAGACCTGACAGAGAGTGATTCAGCTCGGTATCACTTTACATTCAATACAACAGGAAGCTTTGAGTGGAGGAGTAGTTTACCTGGTACAACTCTGACTGTCACAG ctctgcaggtgcaggtgaCCAGAATAACAGTCCACCAGTCTGATACTGAGGCAGagctgaagtgtcacagcagctgcagtccagcTGCTCGTCTTTCCTACGTCTGGTTcaagaacagacagaaagtcaCAGGGGTGGAGACATCTTCTTTTAAAGGCCGGGTTTATCCTGGAGACATCATCTCTTGTGCTTTGAAAGGACATGAGAACTACggctctcctccagtct ATGCTCCAAAGTTTCCCAGAGTGACTCactctgctgagatagtggagggcaattcagtgactctgacctgtagcagtgatgctaacccagcagctaattacacctggtacaaggagaaTCAAACACTGATTCAAGGACCAGGAGGCACTTATGTTTTCTACTCTTTGAGCTCAAAGGACAATGGGATCTACCACTGCAAGTCAGAGAATATATATGGCTGGCTCAACTCTACACCTGTAAACATGAATGTCCAGT ATGGTCCAAGacttccctctctgtcagtgagtccctctgctgagatgaTGGAGGGCGCTTCAGTGaatctgacctgtagcagtgatgctaacccagcagctaattacacctggtacaaggagaaTGAAGACTCACCAAAAGCATCAGGACAGATCTTCACCATCACTGAcatcagagctgaacacagtgggAATTATTACTGTGAAGCCCAGAACAGAAGAGGACGTCATAACTCCACCTTACAGCTGATTGTTGTGTCAC GTTCAATGAAATCAGTAGCTGCTGGATCAATGACTGCCATTTTACTGGTTATCATATGCCTCTTTGCCTTCTTCTTGATCAG ACAAAAGAGGTCtatgaaacaaaaagctgaGGGACCAGACAACAACGCACAG CCAAATGTGGGTCCAGTGTACGACAACTGTTCAGCTACAGCACAGAGAAATCCATCAGAGGAGCAGGACGACCTTAACTACGCCACCGTAAGCTTCTCTAAAAATCAGGAAGATCCTCTCTACTCCAACGTCGGCCTAGCCAATCCCAAAAGACAGCaacatgaagaggaggaggaagaggaggatgaggatggtgTGGAGTACACTTTTGTCAACTTTAAGAGTTCAAGTTCTTCCCCAGA aTTAAGGTGTCAAGAAGTCTCTGTTGAGGATTCATCCGCTCTGTACAGCACAGTCACCAAAACCCCAAGAGTATGA
- the LOC119018895 gene encoding uncharacterized protein LOC119018895 isoform X4, with translation MRLRAAASGFVVALLSVQGGEAMRLTAAASGFVVFLLSVPVIQGQYGWGVTYSSTEICAVKGSTVDMSCTYTYPSWTYGGDTRVKETIWFTKLSGNQPLDMKADSDYQNRVEYSCSEKSCSLRIRDLRESDSAEYKFRFITNQPDGRYTGSPGVTLRVTDPDLQVQVSRSSYSGWRDLKCHSSCRLPDRSSYIWYRNGQKIPSQTSSTYSNFFNYADSISCAVEGHEDFPSPPVCVDGQTCNRVIYTDRSICAFKGSSVDISCTYSSYDTVRSKFWFSPERSHQWQSPSQPEDLSDSQFAGRVQVLEGWRGRSTLRITDLTESDSAEYKFMFITNQPGGRYTGSPGVTLRVTDLQVQVSRSLYYGWRDLKCHSSCRLPDRSSYIWYRNGQKIPSQTSSTYSVDFNYADSYSCAVEGHEDFPSPPVCVDGQTCNRVIYTDRSICASKGSSVDISCTYSSDEIIKSKFWFSPERSHQWQSPSQPEDLSVDSQFAGRVQVLESERRRPTLRIRDLTESDSARYHFTFNTTGSFEWRSSLPGTTLTVTALQVQVTRITVHQSDTEAELKCHSSCSPAARLSYVWFKNRQKVTGVETSSFKGRVYPGDIISCALKGHENYGSPPVYGPRLPSVSVSPSAEIVEGSSVTLTCSSDANPAANYTWYKENQTLIQGPEGFYHFSSISSEDRGNYYCKSENQYGEINSSSLFIDVLYAPKFPRVTHSAEIVEGNSVTLTCSSDANPAANYTWYKENQTLIQGPGGTYVFYSLSSKDNGIYHCKSENIYGWLNSTPVNMNVQYGPRLPSLSVSPSAEMMEGASVNLTCSSDANPAANYTWYKENEDSPKASGQIFTITDIRAEHSGNYYCEAQNRRGRHNSTLQLIVVSRSMKSVAAGSMTAILLVIICLFAFFLIRQKRSMKQKAEGPDNNAQPNVGPVYDNCSATAQRNPSEEQDDLNYATVSFSKNQEDPLYSNVGLANPKRQQHEEEEEEEDEDGVEYTFVNFKSSSSSPELRCQEVSVEDSSALYSTVTKTPRV, from the exons ATGCGTTTAAGAGCAGCAGCGAGTGGATTTGTTGTCGCCCTTCTGTCTGTACAAG GAGGAGAAGCTATGAGATTAACAGCAGCAGCGAGTGGATttgttgtcttcctcctctctgtaccAG tgatacAGGGTCAGTATGGCTGGGGAGTGACTTACAGCTCTACTGAGATCTGTGCTGTAAAAGGATCAACAGTGGACATGAGCTGCACCTACACATACCCATCCTGGACATATGGTGGAGATACCAGAGTTAAAGAAACAATCTGGTTTACTAAACTGAGTGGAAATCAACCTTTGGATATGAAAGCAGATTCAGATTATCAAAATCGTGTTGAGTACAGTTGTTCTGAgaagagctgcagtctgagaatcagagacctgagagagagcgactcAGCTGAGTACAAGTTCAGGTTCATAACAAACCAACCTGATGGGAGATATACTGGTtcacctggagtcactttgaGGGTCacag ATCCAGATCTTCAGGTGCAGGTGAGCAGATCCTCATATTCTGGCTGGAGAGAcctgaagtgtcacagcagttgtCGTCTACCTGATCGTTCTTCCTACATCTGGTacagaaatggacagaaaattCCATCACAAACATCTTCTACTTATTCAAACTTCTTTAATTATGCAGACAGTATTTCCTGTGCTGTTGAAGGACATGAggatttcccctctcctccagtgt gtgttgatggtcaAACCTGCAACAGAGtgatttacactgacagaagcatctgtgCCTTCAAAGGCTCATCAGTGGACATTTCTTGTACTTACAGCAGTTACGACACCGTCAGGTCTAAATTCTGGTTCAGTCCTGAACGTTCTCATCAGTGGCAGAGtccttcacagcctgaggacctTAGTGACTCCCAGTTTGCAGGTCGAGTTCAGGTCCTTGAAGGATGGAGAGGACGCTCCACTCTGAGAatcactgacctgacagagagtGATTCAGCTGAGTACAAGTTCATGTTCATAACAAACCAACCAGGTGGGAGATATACTGGTtcacctggagtcactttgaGGGTCACAG ATCTTCAGGTGCAGGTGAGCAGATCCTTATATTATGGCTGGAGAGAcctgaagtgtcacagcagttgtCGTCTACCTGATCGTTCTTCCTACATCTGGTacagaaatggacagaaaattCCATCACAAACATCTTCTACTTATTCAGTCGACTTTAATTATGCAGACAGTTATTCCTGTGCTGTTGAAGGACATGAggatttcccctctcctccagtgt gtgttgatggtcaAACCTGCAACAGAGtgatttacactgacagaagcatctgtgCCTCCAAAGGATCATCAGTGGACATTTCTTGTACTTACAGCAGTGATGAAATTATTAAATCTAAATTCTGGTTCAGTCCTGAACGTTCTCATCAGTGGCAGAGtccttcacagcctgaggacctTAGTGTAGATTCCCAGTTTGCAGGTCGTGTTCAGGTCCTTGAATCAGAGAGAAGACGCCCCACTCTGAGAATCAGAGACCTGACAGAGAGTGATTCAGCTCGGTATCACTTTACATTCAATACAACAGGAAGCTTTGAGTGGAGGAGTAGTTTACCTGGTACAACTCTGACTGTCACAG ctctgcaggtgcaggtgaCCAGAATAACAGTCCACCAGTCTGATACTGAGGCAGagctgaagtgtcacagcagctgcagtccagcTGCTCGTCTTTCCTACGTCTGGTTcaagaacagacagaaagtcaCAGGGGTGGAGACATCTTCTTTTAAAGGCCGGGTTTATCCTGGAGACATCATCTCTTGTGCTTTGAAAGGACATGAGAACTACggctctcctccagtct ATGgtccaagacttccctctgtgtcagtgagtccctctgctgagatagtggagggcagttcagtgactctgacctgtagcagtgatgctaacccagcagctaattacacctggtacaaggagaaCCAAACACTGATTCAAGGACCAGAAGGCTTCTatcatttctcctccatcagctctgaggacagagggaactACTACTGCAAGTCTGAGAATCAGTATGGAGAGATCAACTCTTCATCTCTATTTATAGACGTACTGT ATGCTCCAAAGTTTCCCAGAGTGACTCactctgctgagatagtggagggcaattcagtgactctgacctgtagcagtgatgctaacccagcagctaattacacctggtacaaggagaaTCAAACACTGATTCAAGGACCAGGAGGCACTTATGTTTTCTACTCTTTGAGCTCAAAGGACAATGGGATCTACCACTGCAAGTCAGAGAATATATATGGCTGGCTCAACTCTACACCTGTAAACATGAATGTCCAGT ATGGTCCAAGacttccctctctgtcagtgagtccctctgctgagatgaTGGAGGGCGCTTCAGTGaatctgacctgtagcagtgatgctaacccagcagctaattacacctggtacaaggagaaTGAAGACTCACCAAAAGCATCAGGACAGATCTTCACCATCACTGAcatcagagctgaacacagtgggAATTATTACTGTGAAGCCCAGAACAGAAGAGGACGTCATAACTCCACCTTACAGCTGATTGTTGTGTCAC GTTCAATGAAATCAGTAGCTGCTGGATCAATGACTGCCATTTTACTGGTTATCATATGCCTCTTTGCCTTCTTCTTGATCAG ACAAAAGAGGTCtatgaaacaaaaagctgaGGGACCAGACAACAACGCACAG CCAAATGTGGGTCCAGTGTACGACAACTGTTCAGCTACAGCACAGAGAAATCCATCAGAGGAGCAGGACGACCTTAACTACGCCACCGTAAGCTTCTCTAAAAATCAGGAAGATCCTCTCTACTCCAACGTCGGCCTAGCCAATCCCAAAAGACAGCaacatgaagaggaggaggaagaggaggatgaggatggtgTGGAGTACACTTTTGTCAACTTTAAGAGTTCAAGTTCTTCCCCAGA aTTAAGGTGTCAAGAAGTCTCTGTTGAGGATTCATCCGCTCTGTACAGCACAGTCACCAAAACCCCAAGAGTATGA